The proteins below are encoded in one region of Candidatus Planktophila lacus:
- a CDS encoding DNA repair helicase XPB yields the protein MSEGPLIVQSDKTLLLDIDHPMSTECRRAIAPFAELERSPEHIHTYRLTNLGLWNARAAGHDAELVIDTLIKYSRYAVPHSLLVDVAETMSRYGRLRLEADPVHGLILVTTDVGVLEEVIRAKKIAPLLGVRIDPETIAVHPSQRGAIKQSLLRLGWPAEDFAGYVDGQAHEIALKQSDWKIRPYQELAAEGFWHGGSGVVVLPCGAGKTIVGAAAMAHAKATTLILVTNTVAARQWREELLRRTTLNEDEIGEYSGAKKEIRPVTIATYQVMTKKKNGVYAHLDLFDTHDWGLIIYDEVHLLPAPIFRFTADIQSRRRLGLTATLVREDGMEGEVFSLIGPKRFDVPWKEIEAQGYIAPAECIEVRVNLTEAERLLYATAEPEERYRYCATTRTKRDVVEELVGLHAGEQILVIGQYIDQLDDLSETLGVPVIKGETPIKEREKLFAAFRSGEITCLVVSKVANFSIDLPEATIAIQVSGAFGSRQEEAQRLGRILRPKADGRGAKFYSVVSRDTIDQDFAQNRQRFLAEQGYSYQIIDADDVYKGKI from the coding sequence ATGAGCGAAGGCCCGCTAATTGTTCAGAGCGATAAGACGCTCCTGCTAGATATTGATCATCCGATGTCGACAGAATGTCGTCGCGCTATTGCGCCTTTTGCTGAACTCGAACGTTCGCCTGAACATATTCATACCTACCGTTTAACAAACCTTGGATTATGGAATGCGCGCGCTGCCGGCCACGATGCTGAGTTAGTTATCGATACTTTGATTAAGTATTCACGTTACGCAGTTCCGCATTCACTTCTTGTAGATGTTGCCGAAACTATGTCGCGTTACGGCCGTTTACGCCTTGAAGCCGACCCAGTACATGGCTTGATTCTTGTGACTACAGATGTCGGTGTACTTGAAGAAGTTATTCGTGCCAAGAAGATTGCACCGCTACTCGGTGTGCGAATCGATCCGGAAACTATTGCAGTTCATCCCAGCCAACGTGGTGCGATCAAACAATCACTACTGCGCTTAGGTTGGCCGGCAGAAGATTTCGCAGGTTATGTAGATGGCCAAGCACATGAAATCGCGCTAAAGCAGAGCGATTGGAAGATTCGTCCCTATCAAGAGTTAGCAGCAGAAGGTTTCTGGCACGGTGGTTCTGGCGTTGTTGTACTTCCTTGTGGCGCCGGAAAGACAATTGTCGGTGCTGCAGCAATGGCGCACGCCAAGGCAACAACTTTGATTTTGGTTACAAATACAGTTGCAGCGCGCCAATGGCGTGAAGAGTTGCTTCGTCGCACAACGCTTAATGAAGATGAGATCGGCGAATACTCAGGTGCTAAGAAAGAGATTCGCCCGGTCACAATTGCGACTTACCAAGTAATGACGAAGAAGAAGAACGGTGTTTACGCACACCTTGATCTCTTCGATACCCACGACTGGGGCTTAATCATTTACGACGAAGTTCACTTGCTTCCAGCGCCGATCTTTCGCTTTACCGCTGATATTCAATCGCGCCGCCGTTTAGGACTTACCGCAACGTTAGTGCGCGAAGATGGCATGGAGGGCGAAGTCTTTTCTCTCATTGGTCCCAAGCGCTTTGACGTTCCTTGGAAAGAGATTGAAGCGCAAGGGTATATCGCACCTGCTGAATGTATAGAGGTACGTGTAAATCTCACTGAAGCAGAGCGTCTCTTATACGCTACTGCCGAGCCTGAAGAGCGCTATCGCTACTGCGCAACTACCCGCACTAAACGTGATGTTGTTGAAGAACTTGTCGGTCTACATGCAGGAGAGCAGATTCTTGTGATCGGGCAATATATCGATCAGTTGGATGATCTCTCTGAAACGCTTGGCGTTCCGGTAATTAAAGGTGAGACACCAATCAAAGAGCGCGAAAAGCTCTTTGCAGCATTTCGTTCAGGTGAAATAACTTGTCTAGTTGTATCAAAAGTCGCCAATTTTTCAATTGATCTACCTGAGGCAACCATTGCGATTCAGGTATCTGGAGCATTTGGTTCTCGTCAGGAAGAAGCACAGCGCTTAGGGCGTATCTTGCGACCAAAGGCGGATGGACGAGGTGCAAAGTTTTACTCAGTTGTATCGCGAGACACTATCGATCAAGATTTCGCGCAAAACCGCCAACGCTTCCTTGCTGAACAAGGTTATTCATACCAAATTATTGACGCAGACGATGTGTATAAAGGCAAGATTTAA
- a CDS encoding glutaredoxin family protein, whose product MKPLVTVYSRSGCHLCENAEVTLAGLTEELNFELEIKLIDGSPELEKLYGHEVPVIHIDGEHHDFFRVDVERFKSCLYTHRLRQ is encoded by the coding sequence GTGAAACCGCTAGTAACTGTTTATTCACGCAGCGGCTGTCATTTATGTGAGAACGCTGAAGTAACTTTGGCGGGACTTACCGAAGAATTAAATTTTGAATTAGAGATAAAGCTGATTGACGGAAGTCCAGAACTAGAAAAGTTATACGGTCACGAAGTTCCGGTGATTCATATCGATGGCGAGCATCATGATTTTTTCAGAGTGGATGTAGAGCGTTTTAAATCTTGCCTTTATACACATCGTCTGCGTCAATAA